Part of the Halopseudomonas maritima genome, GAACGGGTCTAGAAGCTTGAAGAAGGTATCTGGGTCGATTACCTGTTCTGGCGCGAAAACGCCGAACTCCTTGATGTTACCGTTCTGTAGCAGCGGAAGGAAAAGGGCGTGGGGAATACCGGTAATGGTCGCCATGCCACCGACAGGTCGGTGGTTGATATAGGCTCCGGCGGTGGCAGGTTGGCCATTGCGGTAGCCGGCGGCAAAGGCAAGCGCACCGGGTACATCCGCCCGGTCCTTTTCTGCTAGTCTGGCCTGACGAGCTTCGCGACCACCCTCTCCGGCCAGCAGTCGCGCGGCATCATCTACGCTCATGTGCGCCATCGCTACAGCACTGGCTACCTGGCGCAGGTCGCTGGCGATATCGTCGATGCCGAGCATGCCGTTGTAGCAGTTCTGCAACTGGGGAAAGCGACGTATCAGCGTGACAGCTTCCGGGTGGCCCAACGACCACACGTCGAGGTTACCGAGACCGGGAAATTCGATCGTCGAATGTTCCAGCGGGTCGGTATCAATGAACCGGCCTTGCCGCAGTACGCGAATCTTTTCGGATAGACAGTGCATCAAATGTACTGCGGCGGCATCCACATGGCCGGTGGCAGGTAGCGGGGTGAAGCCGTCATCGTCATTGATCGCGCCCGAGAGCTTCCAGGCAGAGACCAGCGTATCCACTTGATCCAGGGTCTGGGCGGCCTTGACGCACAGCAGATTGATGATGCCGGGGCTGGCTCCCAGGCCGATGACCGCCTTGACCTGGTTCTGGCGGGCCCGTTCGTGCAGGGCGAGCATGTCCAGGGTCGGCTGCCAGTCATCACAGATGTCGCAGTAGTGTTTGCCCTCGTCGATAGCAGCGCTGAGTACCGGCACGCCAAAGCGGAAAAACGGGCCGGCGGAATTGAGCACGACATCTACATCGCGCATGGCAGCGCGCAGCGCCTGATTGTCGGTGATGTCCAAGTGCAGGTTGCGAACTCGAGGATCTTCGAGTGAAGCGACAAAGCGTTCGGCCAGTTCACCATCAATACCCGCAACGATAACTTCACTGATAAAATCATAAGTCAGCGCGGTGCGCACAGTTGCGCGCCCCATGCTGCCGCTTCCACCTATAGCTAATACTTTCATGTTATTTCCTTTAGATGCTATGACCCGGCTGTTACCGAGTCGGTTACCTGTGGAGGGGAGTGATTTAGCGCACCCCTTCGTTCCTCAGAGCTGCAGGGGTGAAGTCGGAAAACCTTGCGGGTATGCCAAATTCGAAGCTGTTGCGCTCCTCGTTCTTCATACCCAAGGCCAAATAGCGTCCAGCATTCAGGTCATATATGACTTCCAGGGTGTAGGCTGGGGTCTTGACGTGGTAATACTGCTGCATGTGTCCCTCGGCAACGCGCCATAGTTGGCCGCGACCGTCGTAGTGGTCCACATGGGCGAGCTGCCAGGTATCCTCGTCGAAGTACATTTGGCGCTGGGCATAGATGTGGCGTGCTTCGGGCTTGACTGTGGCGACGACTTCCCATACGCGATGCAATTCGTAGCGTACGTTTTCCTGATTCAGATGCCCCGCATGTATGATGTCTTCATACTTAAGGCTGGGAGAGTCCAGTTGGTAGCTGTTGTAGGGAATATACAGTTCACGCTTACCCACCAGCTTCCAGTCATATCGGTCCGGCGCACCACCGAACATATCGAAGTTGTCGGTAGTGCGAAGGCCGTCTGCGGCAGTACCGGGGCCATCGTAATCGACTTGAGGGGCGCGACGTACGCGACGCTGGCCAGCGTTGTATAGCCAGGCCGAGCGAGGCTCTTTCAACTGATCCAATGTCTCGTAAACTAACAAAACGTTGCCGGCCAGTCGGGCTGGAGCGGTAACCTGCTGCTTGAAATACGAGATAATGTTGTCACCTTTGCCTTCTGGCAGATCAGGCAAGTCTTGGGGAGCCGCGACTGTCTCTTCAAAGCGAACTGGAATGAAGGTACCGTTGGTACTTGGCGTTGCCTGCGTGATGATTCGCCGCATATTGCCGCCACGATAGCGGGTGATATGGTTCCACAATACCTGTAGGCCATCCTGGGGGATCGGGAAAGCGTAATATCGGCTGTTCTGAAAGTTGCCTACAGCGTAACCGTTGTTCTCTGCTGTAGTCTCTAGGGCGCTTATTTTAATCCGGTTGTATATATCGTCTGGCAGAGCAGCGCTGCGCCGGCTTGGATAAATCGGCATTGTGAAAGTGGCCGGGTAACGATTGAACATAGCGATTTGTCCGGGCGTCAGCTTGTCACGATATTGCTCCAGGTTGGCAGCGGTGATTATGAATAATGGCTTGTCATCGGCGAAGGGGTTTTCCAGAAAACCCTTGGCATCGACTTGGCCGGCATTGGTTACCAGCCCGCCAGTCCATTCTGGGATGGTGCCCTCAGCATTGCCAGCACGCTCTGCACCGATAGGGGTCAGGTCTTTGCCCAAGCGCTCAGCTTGCTCGCTTGAAACTGCCGATAAAGCATGTGGGGACGCGGCAGCCAACAAGCTCACCGCGACGTAGGTGAAGATAGTCGTTTTCATGGTTATCTCTCGTCTGCGTACAGGAAATCAGAAGCTCACGCCGAGGCTCAGCGCAATAAAATCTCGATCAACTTCGGTGTTGTAACGCCCGCCGAAAAAGTTGGTGTAGTTGAGGCTGGCGCTGTACTTGTTTAGGTAGTTGGCGTCGAGCCCGAGGCTAATAGCTTTGGCCCCTTCGATGAAGTTGTCGTTGGGACCATAGCCGGATACGTCATGTGACCAGGCCAAGTTGGGTTCTAGGTTGATGCCGGCAATGACATCGCTGTACTCAAGGCTGGCGGCCAACTGGTAGCCCCAGGCGTTGGTTGTGGTATAGCCTTTTCTTCGAGTGTCACCGAATACAGTATCTCGGCCGTAGCGGAGCTGGCGTGTGCTTTCCAGGCCGGATGTATGGGTTAGCGCTGCCTCGCCTACCAGTACCATTTGTTCTGCGCCGAGGACCTGATCGAAGGTGTGGATTAGCGTAGATTGCACTTGGCTGACTTCTTTGCGCTTATAACCGCGGACCTGACCGCCGGGTTCAACCCCCAGATTGGATATGGCCGGATCTACTGGAGTCAGTAGACCTAGAGTCATATCCGCGGCGTTAAAGCTAACCGGCGCGTTGGGACGGTAACTGATCTCACCGCTCCACGCTGTGCCACTAGGCAGGGTAGTGGCGAAGCTAACACCGAATAGGCGTATATCCTCGGGATAATCCATGAAGTACCTTGCACTGCCTAACACAGTTGCTGCCGTCAGCCCTTCCAGTGTCGCCGGGTCGGTTACGCCCATACCTATCGCGCTGCCGATGATATCGTTGAGGCTTGCATAGGTGCTCAGTGGTGCGGCTTGGTATGCCAAAAAGGGGACGCGGCTATGGTAGTTCATGGCAAAAAAGCCGAACTCTGTACTGTCAGTTTGCAAACGGAGCGCAAGCCCCCACTGACCACCATCTCGGGCCTCGCGATCTTTGAGGCGGGGAATCAATACCCCTTCTGCACCACCCGGATACGCCTGACCATGGATTGCCGCGATGGGTGATAAAGCCATAAGGTCGCCATCAAGCACAGTGAAGTTATCTGCGCAACCTGGCGCGGCGACATCGGAGCTGAAGAAGGTGCCACAGTTGTCTAAAATGTAGGGCTCCCACTTCAATTGATAGAATGCCTCCAAGTTCACAGTGTTGCTCAACCGTTGCGAGGCAAAGACCATCGGCACTGGTACCAAACCCTCTTTTAGTTCAGCCCCTGGACGGCGCAAAGCAGCGACATCCCAAGGATTCACAGAGTTAATACCTCCGCCTATAAAGGTGCTTTCGCCCCAGCTGACTACCTGCTGGCCAAGCCGCAGGTGGCCTGGCATATTTCCTAGGTAATAGTTGTGATAGACGAACGCGTCTAACAGGTCATAACCTGAGGATTTGGCGGCTGGTGAGCGTCCTTGGTCGCTTATCTGCTTGAAGGTGCGCGACTCGTCTTTAAGCTCGAAGTCGTACCAGTATTTGCCGCGGAAAAAAGCCCCACTATCCTCGTATCGGAACTCAAGGTC contains:
- a CDS encoding saccharopine dehydrogenase family protein, whose amino-acid sequence is MKVLAIGGSGSMGRATVRTALTYDFISEVIVAGIDGELAERFVASLEDPRVRNLHLDITDNQALRAAMRDVDVVLNSAGPFFRFGVPVLSAAIDEGKHYCDICDDWQPTLDMLALHERARQNQVKAVIGLGASPGIINLLCVKAAQTLDQVDTLVSAWKLSGAINDDDGFTPLPATGHVDAAAVHLMHCLSEKIRVLRQGRFIDTDPLEHSTIEFPGLGNLDVWSLGHPEAVTLIRRFPQLQNCYNGMLGIDDIASDLRQVASAVAMAHMSVDDAARLLAGEGGREARQARLAEKDRADVPGALAFAAGYRNGQPATAGAYINHRPVGGMATITGIPHALFLPLLQNGNIKEFGVFAPEQVIDPDTFFKLLDPFCGPQGAGLTVVTA
- a CDS encoding DUF1329 domain-containing protein produces the protein MKTTIFTYVAVSLLAAASPHALSAVSSEQAERLGKDLTPIGAERAGNAEGTIPEWTGGLVTNAGQVDAKGFLENPFADDKPLFIITAANLEQYRDKLTPGQIAMFNRYPATFTMPIYPSRRSAALPDDIYNRIKISALETTAENNGYAVGNFQNSRYYAFPIPQDGLQVLWNHITRYRGGNMRRIITQATPSTNGTFIPVRFEETVAAPQDLPDLPEGKGDNIISYFKQQVTAPARLAGNVLLVYETLDQLKEPRSAWLYNAGQRRVRRAPQVDYDGPGTAADGLRTTDNFDMFGGAPDRYDWKLVGKRELYIPYNSYQLDSPSLKYEDIIHAGHLNQENVRYELHRVWEVVATVKPEARHIYAQRQMYFDEDTWQLAHVDHYDGRGQLWRVAEGHMQQYYHVKTPAYTLEVIYDLNAGRYLALGMKNEERNSFEFGIPARFSDFTPAALRNEGVR
- a CDS encoding DUF1302 domain-containing protein: MNNNLRSVSRLGVLTAAIGVATAAQAVDFDIGQVQGSLDSQLSIGASWSTSKPSSRLIDTNNGGHGASSTGDDGRMNFKRGETFSKIFKGVHDLEFRYEDSGAFFRGKYWYDFELKDESRTFKQISDQGRSPAAKSSGYDLLDAFVYHNYYLGNMPGHLRLGQQVVSWGESTFIGGGINSVNPWDVAALRRPGAELKEGLVPVPMVFASQRLSNTVNLEAFYQLKWEPYILDNCGTFFSSDVAAPGCADNFTVLDGDLMALSPIAAIHGQAYPGGAEGVLIPRLKDREARDGGQWGLALRLQTDSTEFGFFAMNYHSRVPFLAYQAAPLSTYASLNDIIGSAIGMGVTDPATLEGLTAATVLGSARYFMDYPEDIRLFGVSFATTLPSGTAWSGEISYRPNAPVSFNAADMTLGLLTPVDPAISNLGVEPGGQVRGYKRKEVSQVQSTLIHTFDQVLGAEQMVLVGEAALTHTSGLESTRQLRYGRDTVFGDTRRKGYTTTNAWGYQLAASLEYSDVIAGINLEPNLAWSHDVSGYGPNDNFIEGAKAISLGLDANYLNKYSASLNYTNFFGGRYNTEVDRDFIALSLGVSF